From Micropterus dolomieu isolate WLL.071019.BEF.003 ecotype Adirondacks linkage group LG06, ASM2129224v1, whole genome shotgun sequence:
AAACCTGCTTTCAgttcaaataataaattgcaGTTATGTTTTTTCCTCTTCAGGCAGCAgcgattaaacatacactgcaTTCTGTGTCAGCAAGTGATGTCAAGTTCGCGGATCATGAACCCAGTTAGAGTGAAAACGAGCTGACAGCAGAATCAGAAAAAAAGTAAACTGGTGGTGCAATAAAAGCCCTGCAGAGAGAAGTGGATTTAGGGGGAAGGTCAAAGAAATGTGACGGCACCAAAGATCATTTTTGCATTGTTCTCTGtgatttaatgttaaaaaatgccTTACTAGGTTTGGAACACGTCTGACGTTTGTCCGCTTTGCCTCTCTCAACAGAGTTTCAATGCTCCCTCACGTTCTAAGATGAAGTTATGGAAAGGTGCTACTTTTGCCTTCATGCTCTGTGGTGCAGCTCTGTCCATCCTCCTCGTTAAAAACATGGCCACTATCGGACagttcaaacagaaaacaaaacatctgtgCATTTCGTCGTCTTCATCAAGACCGTCTTCATCATTAGGATCAACATCAAAGACCTCACCGCCATCAGCATCAGCATCAGCATCAGCAGACCCAACACTGTTGTCCCGGCAGATGGATGGTGTTCATCGGAGAACCCGCTCAGCAGACGAGATGAACTCTCTCCTCTCGGAGTGTAAGATAAACTGTTATTGTCTTCCTTCTGAGATAAGGTGACATGGGAAACCTGACTCTGACACTGTTGTTTATAGAGAATAACCTGCAGTCAATTTGCACCTCATAGTTCACTGGCTCTCCCTAGAACCTGTATAACCCCCAGGAGAGGACGATATACCCACTTTCCTTTGGCTCCACACGGCCTCACCGAGAGGCATTTCTCAACTTAAATGGGCTACAAGGGATTCACACTTTCTGTGATACTAatggtgataataataataataataataataataataataataataatgatgcattacatttataaagtGGCTTAACTTTATACTCTAGTTGACAGTATAGGGAGGGGAACTCATCGCAACCATCACCATTGAGAGGCACCCCCCTGTGATAAGATTAGTTTGTAGGATGTCAGAAAAAATAAGCTTTCATTATCCTGCCAGCTACAGCAAGCTATCTCTGTGAGCCATCTGCCCTCTTTACATATCTGATTATTGAGAATTCCATTCAGAAGTACTAGACAACAAACAGATAATCCTTCATCTACCATCCTATAACGCTTGACTTATCTCCTTTGTTAGTTTCCATGATGTTCCAGAGCTTCACGGAGGGCGAGCTTCAGCATGTGGTCGGGACTTTGCTGgacaggaagagaaggaagagcCGGCGGCTGGATGAGAAGCTGGCCCGAAGGACTAAAAGAGCCCGGAGGCCTAAGTCTTGCTCCATGAGGGAGCTGGAGCTGACTGTGAGTGAACTGGGTCTCGGCTTTGAGAGCGACGAGACGGTGAAGCTGCACTACTGCAGCGGCAAATGCACGGCCCACCGGCAAAACTACGACATCGCCACGGAGCACATGATGCGGGTGGTCTTCAAGAAGAAGGAACGCAAGGACAAGGTCAGCTATAGGCCCTGCTGCCGACCGACCGCCTTCGAAAAGGACTTTTCCTTCCTGGACAACAAGAACCGCTACCACACGATACAGAATGTGTCGGCGAAGAACTGTGGGTGCGTATGACCCAGAGACATGGACTTTATCACTTCTTCTTGCTGCTCTCAGCTTCTGTTGCAACAGTTGAACGTGGATGCTATTAAAAGACAAACTGTGGAATACAAACTCAAGGAGATGAGTAGAGGATGGGATTATGTGTATGGCTGCTCCACAGCGGCCTTTTTGTGACATGCAGActtgacttttcttttttgtttggaGTCTGTTAATAGAAATTGGAACCGAATCACGTGGAAAGCAAGGGCTGCGTTTGTGTGGATTCCATGTTAGGAGACACAGAAAATGACTGTTCATACCAAAAcgtttttattatcttttctaTCTGTGTAGTAACACTGTAAACTGTGGTGTAACAACAATGTAGCAACATTATGTTTGTGATATTACATTTGAGTAGCCTAGCTGTAGGGTAGTTTTGGGGTTAGACGCCCCCCTTAAGCTCAATGTCTATTTGCTGAcacattaaataatattttatagtttttttgtatcttggaGATGGCTATGgtataaagtgaaataaatacatacagttgatagattaatttgaatttaatcaaatgtaagtTTTAGCAGAATGGCATTTTCCCATTAGGATTGGGCCCaaagacgatgccatcgtccatcgcGATGGTTGACAGACATCACAACGTTGAGCAGGCATTGTGATTGGAAAACCCCGCTACTCGCcagcaaaaaaaattacaattttttacattataccaCCATGTGAAAGCagggcttgttaatgacgcagcctatcaaacagccgaaaccaacatcttCACCCTGTTTGTTCagtgctgctttacctggtctgtggtccacgcttgtaaaatatccaccgcgacttgtaacgctACCAGGTCTTTagccgagtgaagtctgtgcgagtgaacacatgcacataaaacaACCGCCAACCTCATCCATCCCGATTCAATGTAGACATCCTCCtaaaattttgtagacatcacccAACTATCTTTGCCAGCTACTAGGGTAAGACGCCCCCACTAAGTTCAACGTCTATTTTCtatttgtatttaatcaaatgtaatttAAGTGGAAAAGGCATTTTCCACTGGGGTAAGATGCCCCATTTATGAGATGAAATCACTTTAATAGGTGCAAATTagagataaaataaactacaagcAGCTGGTTAAAAGCAAGGGGATTACATACCTATGTGTTAGAAATAAACCTTTTCTTGCCTTATGTTATTAGCTTTCCAATAATTTATTTCTCAGACTTTTAAATAGTGAGGTTGCTAGGAACTCCATTAGCAGAAAGTCTGAAGTAAAATACGTGCttgccagctagctagctagcaatgaGAGCATTCGTGAGCTTATAACCTCAGAATTTTACCTCtgacattctgatagtgaagtTGCTGGTTGGCTAAAGGGTCGATCCAGTGTCTAAATAACATCTAACTTACAAACAATCAAGCATAAAGGAGCAAGGTGTCTTAGGGGGGACATCTTACCCCAAACATACTAATCtagcattttactactttaacaaAAATCTATAAAAATCTTTATCTCTAAACAATTACATATCTTATCTTAAGACTCCCCTTattgtaaatatacatatatataaaaatttaacACAATTGACAAAAAAATTAGATCAACTTATGTCGGAATGGCTTTATCAAATAACTtaaaaaattgtgatgaaacagaggaaataATTAGTTGAGTGAGACTAGCGGCAGCTAGAAGatatgttgagaaaaaaaaatgtgacattttggttttttttgttagaATTACACTGGAGGGGCGTCTTACCCCAGGGGCATCTTACCCCATGTTACCCTACATTGCATAGATGAGCTATGGTGGAGTAGATTATTGCTGTTGCGGCACTTCTTATCCATGGGCGTTAACTTTAATAAAGTAGTTTACATGATTATAATGGTGACAGTAAATCACCTTTCAGGCAAAAAAGTGCTCAAAAATCCATTGCAAAgccataaataaaacaaaaataaaaatacatgtaaTGCACTGATGTTTACTAAGTTCTGCACCGGACAGTTTGAACCATTGACCTAAAATGATGTCTAGTATTCAGCTGTCTCCAGAAAGTATATAGACTTAAAGGTGTGTTAAGTTGTCGTTATCACAGGTCATGTGACATTGTAACCTGTTTCTCTTTGCTTGTGTGCATTACTGTTACTGATTGCAGTGTTATTACACAGGTTAAAGAACATGTGTTATTGATTGAAATTGTACAATGGAAGAAAATCCCTTTCTATAGCTCCAGGTTTGACACccaattatttaattattgtcGTGTTTCACACAAGTACGCTCTGGTTTTAGTAATAGAACAACATGAAAATGTATctcatacacacagagaaattatcatttttaagtctttttttatGCTTTCCCCAATATTGTAATGACCCATAATCGTCTGGAATGATTTTCCTCAAGGAATTGCCAAAACAGACCAATTCAACACACTTGATGAATTCACAAACTTAGACTCATAAACATCTCTCGTCTGTACACGTCTCAAGTTCCAGGTGATATAACCTCTTTAATATCGTCTCTGGATGTCATTTGTGAACGTTTACACTTAGAGGTTTCAGCTAAACTGAAGTGTGAAAGAGTAAAATGCTTTTAGTGATTAGGTACGTTTTCTTCTCACTGACAGAAAACTAACTATGAAGTAGgaatctgaaaatgtgtttgcacCCATCCATAAAACCCTGTAACTTACTATGATCCAAAGTCCACAGCACAGCCTTTTATTGGCCCATCAAATGCCTCCTTGTTGTATTGCCTGGTAGAGTTTTAGGGGGAAACAAGCTGTTGAAATGAATTATGAAGCATCTTTCTCACCTTTGACATTCTTTATTTGGTTTGAACCCATTGCAACTGTTTGCCTGAAGTacaataaattatgttttttgtttgttttttcctgagGAGGTGCAGTGGGTGGCGTGGATGCGGTGCATCTTTATTGTagtttatattgtatttattgggAAGTAAATTATggttttgcatatttatttagaTTACCACACAGAAACAGGACAGCTTATTATCATTAAGCAACTGtgccaaaaatgttttatctaACATTCTATATTGACTGCTGAATAAACATTGTTTCAGAGCTATGGATGTTTATTTCTCCCAAAATATCAGTCTTTGGGTGTCAAATATTCTGTACTCagattgtattttaaatacataaataaaataataaaactctGTATGCAAGGTGCTGTTAATGGTGAAATAAATTACTATAAGAAGGGGATCCCTGTGGAGAAAATTGATGATCAGATCACACTAAATAAACCATATTGCAGATTAAAACACCTTTGTCATGCAAATATATAAAAGTTTCTCTGACGCTGGCTCACTCACTGAGGCTCTCTTTCTAGAATCATCTATTATACAGCAGCCCAGCAGCTTGTGTACTGAACAGCAGTGATGACATAAGCTTATACAACAGGGCTTGTGACCAGAAAGTTTGATCCCTCTGGCAGGCAGGGGAAACCAGCAGGGATGTGACTGACAGcttctcattttaaaatattgacagaaaaaacaaaagcaaactctccctcttcttcttagTAGTAGGATGAGGTTGtaatactctttttttttcttgtcaacaATTCccatgaaaacaccaaaaccaacaattaatTGATCCTATTAACAAGGATTGCCTGTGCAGCCACAGCCTGATGTAGCATATTCccctgtgccatagagctcttgcccaaaaaaataatataagcaCATCAATGAGTCACACTATTTTACTGGGTGACATGCTCCTTCATTACAATGAcaactgtagtttattttgagtcaatcccacacacactttcctGCTGCCagaaatactcactagagcctAAATGTGTCTTAATcagctgctgaaaatagtcaaTGCACTATCATTAGTCTatttgggaaaaaaataacttccagctgttttaggatattactgaaactatatatttgtgaccccTTTTTAAGGATTTAATGGTGTGTGATTAGTTGAGAATAACAATATGAAATATAGCCAACCTTATCCTTTCAGTGAAATTAAATCATTCTTACATAGCGCACCCTTTGTTTTTTAGAGACATTAAAAGATCAGAAAGTTTCTTGTAAAATGCATCTGTTTTGGACTAGAACTTTGTGTCTCAAAAAAGCAAGCTTTTTAAAGGTAAACCTTGTTTTTAGCTTGACCACTATGCAGTTTTGAGTTGAGCCAAAAGGTTTTATGGGCTTCCTGAGTTATAGAACTTTCACGAGCCCTAAAGTACCATTAAATGCATTGTATTTTCTACAGGAAAACTTCACCTTAAGGGTCCATGGttccaaataataataataataataataataataataatttctgtaTCTACCCATGCAGAAAGTTTGGGTTTAGATTTGTACAGGTTTTCAGATATCTGCCTCTTCAATTTCTGCCCCCAACACAATGAAGGTGAATAGAATTTTGTTAGTCCTTATCACAGCGCTAAAAGATTATACTGGAAAAAGTCAACAGCAGTTTGCCTTTCTGGAAACGGGTCTGgttactctggataatccacaaAACATGTTGTAAACTGTTTTCATAGGGGCAGTTTTCTTTGGTAGaaaactgtttgttttcagcGTCTGTGTAAATGATATCGTTAATTGAAGCTGCATTCCTTTCACATGTGTCTGATACGGGGCCCTGGAATTGTTTATGTTGACTCACTGACATGGCTTACTAACATACCTAAATGGAACAAAGCCATCATTAATTTAGGTCTTACCATTGAAATGCACTCTCGGATACTACAAACTGGGATGCAGACAGGTTTAGGGAATGGTTAATCAGAAAAGCTAATAACAACTGTTCACAACGACTACTTCAATATATTGAAAATCACAGTTTGATAATGTACAAACAGTATGCGAGTAGCTGAGTGGGAATTTGGCTTTAAACTGAAGTCAGAACGTTAAACGCACTAAAAATGGAACTGGAGAGTTTTCACGTGATGGCAGgaatatacacagtatatgcagtattgttttgaaaatgaactTTTCATGTGGTGGTAATTCAAGAACAATCTTTGTTTGCGGTATATTCCGGTCCCTCACATGCTAGCTCTGACTTGGAGACAATATGACGTGGTGGTACAGTGTTGCATGTTGGCTGAAGGGTCCGCTGCTGGATTGACTTTGGACGTAAGTTATCTTAAATTTATTATGTTATCACCATATTTCATCTCCTGTGTATCATCTATAATAAGAAGGACAAGCTCTTCCTGAGTTATAAATGCATGAAGACTTAGTGCTTGTTGTCCCCGGGAGACACAAAGCCAAGAAAAGGCCAGGCAACACAACTTATACATACTTCCTACACAGTTTCAACTAGGAAACAGCCAAGACTGCAGGCATTTGGAGGTACCACAGAAGTCAGCTTGAGTTATCTGAGTTGAGAGTCGATCAGAGGCAGGTCACACAGAATGATGTGGCTGATGGATGGTCCGAGGTAACTGTATTTTTGTGAGTGAAAAAATAGTCTCTTTCCCTTTGGGTTTTGTTTGGCCAAGTGGAGCACATGTTTCAGTTTGACTGTGACTTACTGTATTTACTACAGCTGTGGGGGAGAAATGACTTCAACAGTTTGTATTTTGAgctatttcacattttaaagcCAACTACAAGAATAACAGAGAAGTACATCAAAGGCATTTGGATGCAATGTAATATATAACAAATTTCCCTAACAGTGACAACTTTAACTACAGTGACTACAGCATAGAGAAAAGTTTGGAAAGCATTTTCCAGCAAGTTGTATTTACATAGTTTCTTTTTAAGTAATTTCCTGATATTTGTTCATACTTTGAGCACCCCAAATATGCTtacaatgtttacaacagcaatgAAAGTGGAACCACTTTACCTCTGATATAAACAGATATTTCCGTTACTTGCCACTGCAGTAAATGGCCTTCAACGAAAATGTCTGCACACCCACAGCAGAGAACTGTAGGATCTGTCTTGAAAAAGATGAATGACACCTATTGAAAGCAACACTGGTGAGAAAATCAAACTGCATGTTAACACATGGCATCCATTTAATCACAAAATATGATTCATCTACAGGCATTTGGACTGTGGTTTGAAATTTTCAGAGAAATAATCATTACGGCTATTTGTTGTTGTACTTACTTTTCATGGGGTGGTAATGGCAGGTTAGACCCTGGGCCTACAGGAGTTAATGAACCCCAAATTAAAAGAAGTGGAACTCTTTGCCAAGTAGGAGGCTTAAACTGAACAGAGGAGATTAGCCTCCACTCATTATACTCTCCTTTATGTGGTTTTTCTGCAGGTTTCTTGTGTAATCTACCACTATCTTGTGTCAACTGTCTATGTGTTGGTGTTTGTACATTTGAGATcaattattatttgtgtttgcagatttaaaagaaaatcccTCCGTTTTGATGTCGACATTGTAGCGTATTGGAGGATAATTGTGTTAGTCTATAGAAGACATCTGTTGTTGGTAACAGCACTGACAAGATCTACAATAAACATGCCAAAGTTTTACACCCCCCTCCCATGTCCAGCTGCAGCATGTTGGTGAGTTCAGACATCTTTAGAGGGAGATAGCAGGACGGAGGATGTAGCGGTGACTCTGGAGGACCCAAACAGCCTGAACAACTGCAGCGAGCAGgtgtttctcctcttcctgAGCAACTCTGAACTCTCCAAAGATgaattaacaaaaaaatcatgATATGAACACTAAGACATTGGGcgttacatttttaattgcattgtAAGATTTATACAGGACTGTTTTGGGGAGAAAATGTGAGGTTGTGCATACATTACTTTATAATAGAGAAAGAAGTACAAGTCAAAGAAATGTACTTGTTGACTCATCatattcattcataattcatGTGCATTTCACTGTTCACAtgcataaatatttaaaaccttTAACCCTAAATAACCATTAATAATTCACTGAATTTACATAACTTGTAATTGAAAAAGATGACACTGTGTGTATACAATTTGTGTTTCAGAAGAAAACTGCAATGGACGAATCAACTCATACCGACTGTCATCTGTGACATGTAAACATTGTTAGCACAAAGTCTGGAGTACAGAAAAGTTAGGTCTTTTATCTGATTGGCTGGTTTGAGTTTGGGGTGGGGGGTAGCACTGGAAGTGCAAAGGCTGCTTAGTTTGGCAGTGTTGTCTCTAAATAGATCTTGGATGGCACCATCTCCGCTGTTGAAAAGAATGATGGCTATTCTGTGAACAGGCTGGCGTGAGTCTGGTTGAACAGAGAATCTTCTGTTTGTAGGTTCTGATGTCCTCCAGTGTGACAGTCTCACTTGGCTCTTCTTGAGGTGAATGTGGCTGCGGAGATGCATCTGATAGCAGAGACATTTGGCAGACTGGTACACTGTTTAACAATCTGCAATAATGTTATTGATGGTACGCACAGATATGTCAGGCAAATGTAGTGAAGGTGTTGCTAAGTTTGACTCAGAATACTCCTTTCT
This genomic window contains:
- the LOC123972873 gene encoding neurturin-like — translated: MKLWKGATFAFMLCGAALSILLVKNMATIGQFKQKTKHLCISSSSSRPSSSLGSTSKTSPPSASASASADPTLLSRQMDGVHRRTRSADEMNSLLSEFSMMFQSFTEGELQHVVGTLLDRKRRKSRRLDEKLARRTKRARRPKSCSMRELELTVSELGLGFESDETVKLHYCSGKCTAHRQNYDIATEHMMRVVFKKKERKDKVSYRPCCRPTAFEKDFSFLDNKNRYHTIQNVSAKNCGCV